A genomic segment from Canis aureus isolate CA01 chromosome 4, VMU_Caureus_v.1.0, whole genome shotgun sequence encodes:
- the TCOF1 gene encoding treacle protein isoform X1, whose amino-acid sequence MAEARKRRELLPLIYQHLLQAGYVRAAREVKEQSGQKSFLTQPVTLMDIYTHWQQTSEVGQKRKAEEDAALLAKKTRVSDPISSSESSEEEEEEETEAEATKTTPRLASTNSSVPGPVLPSSTKEKGVAKTNKASKMVNSTPHPASAKAVAHILSGRSPRKSAGPSANTILVSETEEEGSVPALGTTAKPGMASANQADSSSETSSSSDETDVEVKPSVKPPQVKASPAPAKDSVGRGAGPTPGKAGDVTPQGRGGALTPASKAKKPEDDSESSEEESESEDGAPAEPPHQVKASEKIVQAKAASGPVKGTPGKGATPAPPGKAGPSAAQAKTEKPKEDSDSSEEDSDSEEEPPAAKTPLQVKPSGKTPQVKAASASAKESPRKGVPPVPPGKVGPAAGQAKKGAGEEDPDSSTEESDSEEEAPTAVPPTRSPVQAKPSGQNSQVRTASGPVKGPPQKAGPAATPVGKQEEDSESSSEEESDSEGAAPAQAKSSGKIPQVRAASGPAKGPPRKAGPAATQAKAEMSKDDSESSEEESESEEEAPAAMAPVQAKSTVKTPQTKASPKKGTPITPIPAKAPPVRVGTPAPWKARAEASPACASSPAMARGAQKPEASSSSEESESEEETAPAPAAGQAKPVGKGVTVKAASTPTKRPSGQGTALAPPGKAGPATAPVKTEVQEDSSESSEEESGSEEAEEAAAAPAQVKTAVKTPQSKANQAPTRATSAKGAASAPGKVVSAAVQIKQESPAKVKPPARTSQSNAVSVRGQGAVPAVGKAVATAAQAQPGPVKNPEEDSESSEEESDSDGEAPTPVKPSGKTPQVGTASAPSKGLSRKGATAAPPRKTGAVATQAGKPEEDSESSSEEESDSEEEAPAQVKPGIKPPQTKASLLKGVSGTPASAEASTTRVDNSAPQKARPAPPAKKEGSSKTAKSKAQAPAPPEKNAEGSSESSDDELPATQVIKPPLIFVDPNRSPAGPAATATQAPAADTPRKAQASESTARSSSSESEDEDVIPATQCSVPAGRTNVTPLTAHPRPAVRASTVGASGGEASGRVSEGKKQEAPITQVTKRNPAHLPLTQAALKVLAQKASEAQPPAARTPSSSGVDHALGTLPVMSPQITPVQAKMTNKLKKAEVPAVERATATPVGHPKAKASETSNDSEDSSGSSSGSEEDADGPQKAHRRVGPAPSATETLVEETTAESSEDEVVAPSQSLLSGYVTPGPTLANSQASKATPRPDLNPSASSTSISKDAPDGKQEVEPQHVAGTVSPKTSRREADATPQKPRKPKKEAGSPQASTLALQSDISRRLLSEPWPLNEAQVQASVVKVLTELLEQERKKAADAAKESNRKGRVGRKRKLSGDQTAARVPKSKKKKQLVAGGGGEGAAGSPEKALRTPKGKAKRDGASSDIKEKKEKESPGSLEAKEKPEGEPGTLKVEGGDQGNPKIKKEKKKSDKKKKDKEKKEKKKKAKKASTKDPDSLFQKKKKKKKKTAEQTV is encoded by the exons ATGGCCGAGGCCAGGAAGCGCCGGGAGCTCCTTCCCCTGATCTACCAGCACTTACTGCAGGCGGGCTACGTGCGCGCGGCGCGGGAAGTGAAGGAGCAGAGCGGCCAG AAAAGTTTCCTGACTCAGCCTGTGACCCTTATGGACATCTATACTCACTGGCAACA AACCTCAGAGGTTGGCCAGAAGCGGAAGGCAGAGGAGGATGCAGCGCTGCTGGCTAAGAAGACCCGAGTGTCAGACCCCATTAGCAGCTCAGAGAgctcagaagaggaggaggaggaggagacagaagcTGAAGCCACCAAAACCA CCCCAAGACTAGCATCTACCAACTCCTCAGTTCCAGGACCGGTTTTGCCATCaagcacaaaagaaaaaggcGTG GCAAAGACCAACAAAGCCAGCAAGATGGTCAACTCCACACCACATCCGGCCTCTGCCAAGGCAGTGGCCCACATTCTGTCTGGGAGATCACCCAGGAAGTCTGCAGGGCCCTCGGCAAATACCATCCTGGTCTCGGAAACTGAGGAAGAGGGCAGTGTCCCGGCACTCGGAACCACAGCCAAGCCTG GAATGGCATCAGCCAACCAGGCCGACAGCTCCAGCGAGACCTCCAGCTCCAGTGATGAGACCGATGTGGAG GTGAAACCTTCAGTAAAACCACCCCAGGTCAAAGCCTCACCAGCCCCTGCCAAGGACTctgtagggagaggggcaggcccAACCCCTGGGAAGGCAGGGGATGTGACACCCCAAGGCAGAGGGGGTGCCCTGACCCCAGCCAGCAAGGCCAAGAAGCCAGAAGACGACTCAGAGAGCAGTGAGGAGGAGTCTGAGAGTGAGGATGGGGCCCCCGCGGAACCACCCCACCAG GTGAAGGCCTCAGAGAAAATTGTCCAGGCCAAAGCTGCCTCGGGTCCTGTCAAGGGGACCCCTGGGAAAGGGGCCACTCCAGCTCCCCCTGGGAAGGCAGGGCCTTCGGCTGCCCAGGCCAAGACAGAGAAGCCAAAGGAGGACTCAGATAGCAGTGAGGAGGACTCCGACAGCGAGGAGGAGCCACCAGCTGCCAAGACGCCACTTCAG GTGAAGCCTTCAGGGAAGACACCCCAGGTCAAAGCTGCCTCAGCTTCTGCCAAGGAGTCCCCTAGGAAAGGGGTCCCTCCAGTGCCCCCCGGCAAGGTAGGGCCTGCAGCCGGCCAGGCTAagaagggggcgggggaggaagaCCCGGACAGTAGCACCGAGGAGTCTGACAGCGAGGAGGAGGCACCAACAGCTGTACCCCCAACCAGGAGCCCTGTTCAG GCAAAGCCCTCAGGGCAAAACTCCCAGGTCAGAACTGCCTCGGGTCCTGTCAAGGGGCCCCCTCAGAAGGCAGGGCCTGCAGCCACCCCAGTAGGAAAACAGGAGGAGGACTCAGAGAGCAGCAGCGAGGAGGAATCAGACAGCGAGGGGGCAGCGCCAGCCCAG GCAAAGTCTTCTGGGAAAATCCCCCAGGTCAGAGCTGCCTCGGGTCCTGCCAAGGGGCCCCCTCGGAAGGCAGGGCCTGCAGCCACCCAGGCCAAGGCCGAGATGTCCAAGGATGACTCAGAGAGTAGTGAGGAGGAGTCAGAGAGTGAAGAGGAGGCGCCTGCAGCCATGGCTCCagtccag GCAAAATCAACTGTGAAAACACCCCAGACGAAGGCCTCCCCAAAGAAGGGCACCCCCATTACCCCTATACCTGCCAAAGCTCCCCCAGTGCGAGTGGGCACACCAGCCCCTTGGAAGGCGAGAGCAGAAGCTTCTCCAGCCTGTGCCTCGTCTCCAGCTATGGCGAGGGGCGCCCAGAAGCCAGAGGCCTCTTCAAGCAGCGAGGAGTCTGAGAGTGAGGAGGAGACTGCTCCCGCCCCAGCAGCaggacag GCAAAGCCTGTGGGGAAAGGCGTCACCGTGAAGGCTGCCTCCACACCCACCAAGAGGCCCTCAGGCCAAGGCACTGCCCTAGCACCCCCTGGGAAGGCAGGGCCTGCAACAGCCCCAGTGAAAACTGAGGTGCAGGAAGACTCCTCAGAGAGCAGCGAGGAGGAATCGGGCAGTGAGGAGGCTGAGGAGGCAGCTGCGGCTCCTGCTCAG GTGAAGACCGCAGTGAAAACCCCTCAGAGCAAGGCCAACCAAGCTCCCACCAGAGCAACTTCAGCCAAAGGGGCAGCATCAGCTCCAGGAAAAGTTGTCAGTGCAGCTGTTCAAATCAAGCAGGAGTCCCCGGCCAAG GTAAAGCCACCAGCAAGAACCTCCCAGAGCAATGCTGTCTCAGTGAGGGGCCAGGGCGCTGTGCCAGCTGTGGGGAAGGCAGTGGCCAcagcagcccaggcccagccagggccAGTCAAGAACCCAGAGGAGGACTCGGAAAGCAGTGAGGAGGAGTCCGACAGTGATGGGGAGGCCCCCACTCCG GTGAAGCCCTCAGGGAAGACCCCCCAGGTCGGAACTGCCTCAGCCCCCAGCAAGGGGCTGTCCAGGAAAGGggccacagcagcccctcccaggAAGACAGGAGCCGTGGCCACCCAGGCTGGGAAGCCGGAGGAGGACTCTGAGAGCAGCAGTGAGGAGGAGTCTGACAGCGAGGAGGAGGCGCCggcccag GTAAAACCTGGTATAAAGCCTCCCCAAACCAAGGCTTCCCTGCTGAAAGGTGTCTCAGGCACTCCTGCATCTGCCGAGGCCTCCACAACACGAGTGGACAACTCAGCCCCACAGAAGGCTAGACCAGCACCTCCTGCCAAG AAAGAGGGGAGCTCCAAAACTGCGAAAAGCAAGGCCCAGGCCCCAGCACCTCCGGAGAAGAACGCAGAGGGGTCCTCCGAGAGCAGCGACGACGAGCTGCCAGCCACCCAG gtgATTAAACCCCCTCTGATTTTTGTCGACCCTAATCGTAGTCCAGCTGGCCCAGCTGCTACCGCCACACAAGCTCCAGCTGCAGACACCCCAAGGAAGGCCCAGGCCTCGGAGAGCACAGCCAGGAGCTCCTCCTCCGAGAGTGAGGATGAGGATGTGATCCCCGCTACGCAGTGCTCCGTTCCTG CCGGTAGAACCAACGTGACCCCACTCACGGCCCACCCAAGGCCGGCTGTCAGAGCCAGCACTGTTGGGGCCAGCGGCGGTGAGGCATCCGGTCGGGTGTCAGAAGGCAAGAAGCAGGAGGCACCCATCACTCAG GTGACAAAGAGGAACCCTGCTCACCTCCCGCtgacccaggctgccctgaaggtCCTTGCTCAGAAAGCCAGTGAGGCCCAGCCTCCTGCTGCCAGGACCCCGTCTTCAAGTGGG GTTGACCATGCTCTGGGCACACTCCCCGTAATGAGTCCTCAGATCACCCCTGTGCAGGCCAAGATGACCAACAAGCTCAAAAAGGCTGAGGTCCCTGCAGTCGAGCGAGCCACAGCCACTCCTGTGGGACACCCCAAAGCCAAGGCCTCTGAGACCTCCAACGACAGCGAGGACAGCAGCGGCAGCTCTTCAGGGAGTGAGGAGGATGCTGACGGGCCCCAGAAGGCCCACAGGCGGG TAGGTCCAGCCCCCTCTGCGACGGAGACCTTGGTGGAGGAGACCACAGCAGAGTCTAGCGAGGATGAGGTCGTGGCACCCTCTCAG TCTCTCCTCTCAGGTTATGTGACCCCTGGGCCAACTCTGGCCAACTCCCAGGCTTCAAAGGCCACTCCTAGGCCAGACCTCAACCCGTCGGCTTCCTCTACTTCCATCAGCAAAGATGCCCCAGATGGCAAGCAGGAAGTGGAGCCCCAACACGTAGCAGGCACTGTATCCCCTAAAACAA GCAGGAGAGAGGCTGATGCCACGCCTCAGAAGCCCCGGAAGCCCAAGAAGGAGGCCGGGAGCCCCCAAGCCTCCACGCTGGCCCTGCAGAGCGACATCAGCCGACGCCTCCTGAGTGAGCCCTGGCCCCTGAATGAGGCCCAGGTCCAGGCCTCGGTGGTGAAGGTCTTGACAGAGCTGCTGGAGCAGGAACGGAAGAAGGCCGCCGATGCCGCCAAGGAGAGCAACAGGAAGGGCCGGGTGGGCCGCAAGCGGAAGCTGTCGGGGGACCAGACAGCAGCCAGAGTCCccaagagcaagaaaaagaagcagcTCGTGGccgggggaggtggggagggtgctGCTGGCTCACCAGAAAAGGCCCTCAGGACTCCCAAGGGGAAAGCCAAGAGAGATGGAGCAAGCAGTGACAtcaaggagaagaaggagaaagagtctCCTGGCTCTCTAGAGGCCAAGGAGAAGCCGGAAGGGGAGCCGGGGACACTGAAGGTTGAAGGTGGAGACCAAGGCAACCCAAAGatcaagaaggagaaaaagaaatcagataagA
- the TCOF1 gene encoding treacle protein isoform X2 — MAEARKRRELLPLIYQHLLQAGYVRAAREVKEQSGQKSFLTQPVTLMDIYTHWQQTSEVGQKRKAEEDAALLAKKTRVSDPISSSESSEEEEEEETEAEATKTTPRLASTNSSVPGPVLPSSTKEKGVAKTNKASKMVNSTPHPASAKAVAHILSGRSPRKSAGPSANTILVSETEEEGSVPALGTTAKPGMASANQADSSSETSSSSDETDVEVKPSVKPPQVKASPAPAKDSVGRGAGPTPGKAGDVTPQGRGGALTPASKAKKPEDDSESSEEESESEDGAPAEPPHQVKASEKIVQAKAASGPVKGTPGKGATPAPPGKAGPSAAQAKTEKPKEDSDSSEEDSDSEEEPPAAKTPLQVKPSGKTPQVKAASASAKESPRKGVPPVPPGKVGPAAGQAKKGAGEEDPDSSTEESDSEEEAPTAVPPTRSPVQAKPSGQNSQVRTASGPVKGPPQKAGPAATPVGKQEEDSESSSEEESDSEGAAPAQAKSSGKIPQVRAASGPAKGPPRKAGPAATQAKAEMSKDDSESSEEESESEEEAPAAMAPVQAKSTVKTPQTKASPKKGTPITPIPAKAPPVRVGTPAPWKARAEASPACASSPAMARGAQKPEASSSSEESESEEETAPAPAAGQAKPVGKGVTVKAASTPTKRPSGQGTALAPPGKAGPATAPVKTEVQEDSSESSEEESGSEEAEEAAAAPAQVKTAVKTPQSKANQAPTRATSAKGAASAPGKVVSAAVQIKQESPAKVKPPARTSQSNAVSVRGQGAVPAVGKAVATAAQAQPGPVKNPEEDSESSEEESDSDGEAPTPVKPSGKTPQVGTASAPSKGLSRKGATAAPPRKTGAVATQAGKPEEDSESSSEEESDSEEEAPAQVKPGIKPPQTKASLLKGVSGTPASAEASTTRVDNSAPQKARPAPPAKKEGSSKTAKSKAQAPAPPEKNAEGSSESSDDELPATQVIKPPLIFVDPNRSPAGPAATATQAPAADTPRKAQASESTARSSSSESEDEDVIPATQCSVPAGRTNVTPLTAHPRPAVRASTVGASGGEASGRVSEGKKQEAPITQVTKRNPAHLPLTQAALKVLAQKASEAQPPAARTPSSSGVDHALGTLPVMSPQITPVQAKMTNKLKKAEVPAVERATATPVGHPKAKASETSNDSEDSSGSSSGSEEDADGPQKAHRRGPAPSATETLVEETTAESSEDEVVAPSQSLLSGYVTPGPTLANSQASKATPRPDLNPSASSTSISKDAPDGKQEVEPQHVAGTVSPKTSRREADATPQKPRKPKKEAGSPQASTLALQSDISRRLLSEPWPLNEAQVQASVVKVLTELLEQERKKAADAAKESNRKGRVGRKRKLSGDQTAARVPKSKKKKQLVAGGGGEGAAGSPEKALRTPKGKAKRDGASSDIKEKKEKESPGSLEAKEKPEGEPGTLKVEGGDQGNPKIKKEKKKSDKKKKDKEKKEKKKKAKKASTKDPDSLFQKKKKKKKKTAEQTV; from the exons ATGGCCGAGGCCAGGAAGCGCCGGGAGCTCCTTCCCCTGATCTACCAGCACTTACTGCAGGCGGGCTACGTGCGCGCGGCGCGGGAAGTGAAGGAGCAGAGCGGCCAG AAAAGTTTCCTGACTCAGCCTGTGACCCTTATGGACATCTATACTCACTGGCAACA AACCTCAGAGGTTGGCCAGAAGCGGAAGGCAGAGGAGGATGCAGCGCTGCTGGCTAAGAAGACCCGAGTGTCAGACCCCATTAGCAGCTCAGAGAgctcagaagaggaggaggaggaggagacagaagcTGAAGCCACCAAAACCA CCCCAAGACTAGCATCTACCAACTCCTCAGTTCCAGGACCGGTTTTGCCATCaagcacaaaagaaaaaggcGTG GCAAAGACCAACAAAGCCAGCAAGATGGTCAACTCCACACCACATCCGGCCTCTGCCAAGGCAGTGGCCCACATTCTGTCTGGGAGATCACCCAGGAAGTCTGCAGGGCCCTCGGCAAATACCATCCTGGTCTCGGAAACTGAGGAAGAGGGCAGTGTCCCGGCACTCGGAACCACAGCCAAGCCTG GAATGGCATCAGCCAACCAGGCCGACAGCTCCAGCGAGACCTCCAGCTCCAGTGATGAGACCGATGTGGAG GTGAAACCTTCAGTAAAACCACCCCAGGTCAAAGCCTCACCAGCCCCTGCCAAGGACTctgtagggagaggggcaggcccAACCCCTGGGAAGGCAGGGGATGTGACACCCCAAGGCAGAGGGGGTGCCCTGACCCCAGCCAGCAAGGCCAAGAAGCCAGAAGACGACTCAGAGAGCAGTGAGGAGGAGTCTGAGAGTGAGGATGGGGCCCCCGCGGAACCACCCCACCAG GTGAAGGCCTCAGAGAAAATTGTCCAGGCCAAAGCTGCCTCGGGTCCTGTCAAGGGGACCCCTGGGAAAGGGGCCACTCCAGCTCCCCCTGGGAAGGCAGGGCCTTCGGCTGCCCAGGCCAAGACAGAGAAGCCAAAGGAGGACTCAGATAGCAGTGAGGAGGACTCCGACAGCGAGGAGGAGCCACCAGCTGCCAAGACGCCACTTCAG GTGAAGCCTTCAGGGAAGACACCCCAGGTCAAAGCTGCCTCAGCTTCTGCCAAGGAGTCCCCTAGGAAAGGGGTCCCTCCAGTGCCCCCCGGCAAGGTAGGGCCTGCAGCCGGCCAGGCTAagaagggggcgggggaggaagaCCCGGACAGTAGCACCGAGGAGTCTGACAGCGAGGAGGAGGCACCAACAGCTGTACCCCCAACCAGGAGCCCTGTTCAG GCAAAGCCCTCAGGGCAAAACTCCCAGGTCAGAACTGCCTCGGGTCCTGTCAAGGGGCCCCCTCAGAAGGCAGGGCCTGCAGCCACCCCAGTAGGAAAACAGGAGGAGGACTCAGAGAGCAGCAGCGAGGAGGAATCAGACAGCGAGGGGGCAGCGCCAGCCCAG GCAAAGTCTTCTGGGAAAATCCCCCAGGTCAGAGCTGCCTCGGGTCCTGCCAAGGGGCCCCCTCGGAAGGCAGGGCCTGCAGCCACCCAGGCCAAGGCCGAGATGTCCAAGGATGACTCAGAGAGTAGTGAGGAGGAGTCAGAGAGTGAAGAGGAGGCGCCTGCAGCCATGGCTCCagtccag GCAAAATCAACTGTGAAAACACCCCAGACGAAGGCCTCCCCAAAGAAGGGCACCCCCATTACCCCTATACCTGCCAAAGCTCCCCCAGTGCGAGTGGGCACACCAGCCCCTTGGAAGGCGAGAGCAGAAGCTTCTCCAGCCTGTGCCTCGTCTCCAGCTATGGCGAGGGGCGCCCAGAAGCCAGAGGCCTCTTCAAGCAGCGAGGAGTCTGAGAGTGAGGAGGAGACTGCTCCCGCCCCAGCAGCaggacag GCAAAGCCTGTGGGGAAAGGCGTCACCGTGAAGGCTGCCTCCACACCCACCAAGAGGCCCTCAGGCCAAGGCACTGCCCTAGCACCCCCTGGGAAGGCAGGGCCTGCAACAGCCCCAGTGAAAACTGAGGTGCAGGAAGACTCCTCAGAGAGCAGCGAGGAGGAATCGGGCAGTGAGGAGGCTGAGGAGGCAGCTGCGGCTCCTGCTCAG GTGAAGACCGCAGTGAAAACCCCTCAGAGCAAGGCCAACCAAGCTCCCACCAGAGCAACTTCAGCCAAAGGGGCAGCATCAGCTCCAGGAAAAGTTGTCAGTGCAGCTGTTCAAATCAAGCAGGAGTCCCCGGCCAAG GTAAAGCCACCAGCAAGAACCTCCCAGAGCAATGCTGTCTCAGTGAGGGGCCAGGGCGCTGTGCCAGCTGTGGGGAAGGCAGTGGCCAcagcagcccaggcccagccagggccAGTCAAGAACCCAGAGGAGGACTCGGAAAGCAGTGAGGAGGAGTCCGACAGTGATGGGGAGGCCCCCACTCCG GTGAAGCCCTCAGGGAAGACCCCCCAGGTCGGAACTGCCTCAGCCCCCAGCAAGGGGCTGTCCAGGAAAGGggccacagcagcccctcccaggAAGACAGGAGCCGTGGCCACCCAGGCTGGGAAGCCGGAGGAGGACTCTGAGAGCAGCAGTGAGGAGGAGTCTGACAGCGAGGAGGAGGCGCCggcccag GTAAAACCTGGTATAAAGCCTCCCCAAACCAAGGCTTCCCTGCTGAAAGGTGTCTCAGGCACTCCTGCATCTGCCGAGGCCTCCACAACACGAGTGGACAACTCAGCCCCACAGAAGGCTAGACCAGCACCTCCTGCCAAG AAAGAGGGGAGCTCCAAAACTGCGAAAAGCAAGGCCCAGGCCCCAGCACCTCCGGAGAAGAACGCAGAGGGGTCCTCCGAGAGCAGCGACGACGAGCTGCCAGCCACCCAG gtgATTAAACCCCCTCTGATTTTTGTCGACCCTAATCGTAGTCCAGCTGGCCCAGCTGCTACCGCCACACAAGCTCCAGCTGCAGACACCCCAAGGAAGGCCCAGGCCTCGGAGAGCACAGCCAGGAGCTCCTCCTCCGAGAGTGAGGATGAGGATGTGATCCCCGCTACGCAGTGCTCCGTTCCTG CCGGTAGAACCAACGTGACCCCACTCACGGCCCACCCAAGGCCGGCTGTCAGAGCCAGCACTGTTGGGGCCAGCGGCGGTGAGGCATCCGGTCGGGTGTCAGAAGGCAAGAAGCAGGAGGCACCCATCACTCAG GTGACAAAGAGGAACCCTGCTCACCTCCCGCtgacccaggctgccctgaaggtCCTTGCTCAGAAAGCCAGTGAGGCCCAGCCTCCTGCTGCCAGGACCCCGTCTTCAAGTGGG GTTGACCATGCTCTGGGCACACTCCCCGTAATGAGTCCTCAGATCACCCCTGTGCAGGCCAAGATGACCAACAAGCTCAAAAAGGCTGAGGTCCCTGCAGTCGAGCGAGCCACAGCCACTCCTGTGGGACACCCCAAAGCCAAGGCCTCTGAGACCTCCAACGACAGCGAGGACAGCAGCGGCAGCTCTTCAGGGAGTGAGGAGGATGCTGACGGGCCCCAGAAGGCCCACAGGCGGG GTCCAGCCCCCTCTGCGACGGAGACCTTGGTGGAGGAGACCACAGCAGAGTCTAGCGAGGATGAGGTCGTGGCACCCTCTCAG TCTCTCCTCTCAGGTTATGTGACCCCTGGGCCAACTCTGGCCAACTCCCAGGCTTCAAAGGCCACTCCTAGGCCAGACCTCAACCCGTCGGCTTCCTCTACTTCCATCAGCAAAGATGCCCCAGATGGCAAGCAGGAAGTGGAGCCCCAACACGTAGCAGGCACTGTATCCCCTAAAACAA GCAGGAGAGAGGCTGATGCCACGCCTCAGAAGCCCCGGAAGCCCAAGAAGGAGGCCGGGAGCCCCCAAGCCTCCACGCTGGCCCTGCAGAGCGACATCAGCCGACGCCTCCTGAGTGAGCCCTGGCCCCTGAATGAGGCCCAGGTCCAGGCCTCGGTGGTGAAGGTCTTGACAGAGCTGCTGGAGCAGGAACGGAAGAAGGCCGCCGATGCCGCCAAGGAGAGCAACAGGAAGGGCCGGGTGGGCCGCAAGCGGAAGCTGTCGGGGGACCAGACAGCAGCCAGAGTCCccaagagcaagaaaaagaagcagcTCGTGGccgggggaggtggggagggtgctGCTGGCTCACCAGAAAAGGCCCTCAGGACTCCCAAGGGGAAAGCCAAGAGAGATGGAGCAAGCAGTGACAtcaaggagaagaaggagaaagagtctCCTGGCTCTCTAGAGGCCAAGGAGAAGCCGGAAGGGGAGCCGGGGACACTGAAGGTTGAAGGTGGAGACCAAGGCAACCCAAAGatcaagaaggagaaaaagaaatcagataagA